A window from Enterocloster bolteae encodes these proteins:
- a CDS encoding transglutaminase domain-containing protein, translated as MKRVYGPCLLILFLCLAVIWSLPACGMNAQAQTQMKDIEFEKRGRYAEEMTGRIPDYEVCGDKMLELIENSEELSEWKDSGVVFGTVEDALSFGRYFYRYIYLGKQEIRLAVGEKGDRAVVYVQCDDPHQAAIQHRQTEDRLYDIVAEGAGMAEREKASFFYEWVYSKVEYDTELKRKTVYEAVMEGRSVCWGYVSAYLMLCRMAGMDCEPVYGGGHAWNRVWIDGGWKHCDITWDKSAGLRRWKLVPEAKMEEDPMHRTFL; from the coding sequence ATGAAAAGAGTTTATGGGCCATGTTTACTGATTCTTTTTCTTTGTTTAGCCGTTATATGGAGTCTGCCGGCCTGCGGAATGAATGCTCAGGCTCAGACTCAGATGAAGGACATAGAGTTTGAAAAAAGAGGCAGATATGCTGAGGAAATGACCGGCAGAATTCCCGATTATGAGGTCTGCGGAGATAAAATGTTAGAACTGATTGAAAACAGCGAGGAACTGTCAGAATGGAAGGATTCAGGAGTTGTTTTTGGTACAGTGGAGGATGCTTTGTCATTTGGCCGTTATTTTTACCGTTACATATATCTCGGAAAACAGGAAATCCGGCTGGCAGTGGGAGAGAAGGGGGACAGGGCTGTTGTTTATGTGCAGTGTGACGATCCTCACCAGGCTGCGATACAGCATAGGCAGACAGAGGACAGGCTTTACGATATTGTAGCGGAAGGAGCCGGCATGGCTGAAAGAGAGAAAGCCTCATTTTTTTACGAGTGGGTCTATAGCAAGGTGGAATATGACACGGAACTAAAGAGGAAAACGGTTTACGAGGCTGTAATGGAAGGGCGTTCCGTGTGTTGGGGGTACGTCTCTGCATATCTGATGTTATGCAGAATGGCAGGTATGGACTGTGAACCGGTCTACGGCGGGGGTCACGCTTGGAACCGAGTTTGGATTGATGGGGGATGGAAGCATTGCGATATTACATGGGACAAGAGTGCGGGGCTACGCCGATGGAAACTGGTGCCGGAGGCGAAAATGGAGGAGGACCCCATGCACAGGACTTTCCTGTAG
- a CDS encoding 3D domain-containing protein, producing the protein MADDLQRGNWNGNALFAVIDENEAREAYIGELDVAAYCGCQYCIGRSDTYVTWSGRLPTQGTTVAADLNGFEIGDVLRIGSDIYRVEDKVSPGAREALCLYFSNHADAIAFGRQILPVFKIKSREEHLGEPLGIFEVTGYCGCEKCCGLKGGLTKAEKIPKAGHTIAADPEVLPMESKVEINDIVYVVEDTGKLVKGNVIDIYFNTHEEAVRFGRQKINVYLVP; encoded by the coding sequence TTGGCAGATGATTTGCAGCGAGGAAACTGGAATGGAAATGCATTGTTTGCAGTAATAGATGAAAATGAAGCCCGGGAAGCATATATAGGGGAATTGGATGTGGCGGCCTACTGTGGCTGTCAGTACTGTATCGGAAGATCGGACACCTATGTCACTTGGTCTGGACGACTTCCGACACAAGGAACGACCGTGGCGGCTGACCTTAATGGGTTTGAGATTGGTGACGTGCTTAGAATCGGATCGGACATATATCGGGTGGAAGATAAGGTGTCGCCTGGAGCCAGGGAAGCATTATGCCTGTATTTCTCCAATCATGCAGACGCCATTGCGTTTGGCAGACAGATACTGCCGGTTTTTAAAATTAAATCTAGAGAGGAACATTTGGGAGAGCCCTTAGGGATTTTTGAAGTGACTGGTTACTGCGGCTGTGAAAAATGCTGTGGATTAAAAGGCGGATTGACTAAGGCAGAGAAAATCCCGAAGGCAGGGCATACAATTGCGGCAGATCCCGAGGTGCTTCCTATGGAGAGCAAAGTGGAAATTAATGATATTGTCTATGTGGTGGAAGATACTGGAAAGTTAGTGAAGGGAAATGTGATAGATATTTATTTCAATACCCATGAGGAAGCAGTGAGGTTCGGCAGACAGAAGATAAACGTTTATTTAGTGCCGTAA